The Oncorhynchus masou masou isolate Uvic2021 unplaced genomic scaffold, UVic_Omas_1.1 unplaced_scaffold_8274, whole genome shotgun sequence DNA window gaccaataccatctgctaaacacgtggtaatgtgaccaataccatctgctaaacacgtgtacgtgaccaataccatctgctaaacacgtgtacgtgaccaataccatctgctaaacacgtgaccaataccatctgctaaacacgtgaccaataccatctgctaaacacgtgaccaataccatctgctaaacacgtaaccaataacatctgctaaacacgtgaccaataccatctgctaaacacgtaaccaataacatctgctaaacacgtaaccaataacatctgctaaacacgtgaccaataccatctgctaaacacgtgtacgtgaccaataacatctgctaaacacgtgaccaataccatctgctaaacacgtgtacgtgaccaataacatctgctaaacacgtgaccaataccatctgctaaacacgtgaccaataccatctgctaaacacgtgtacttgaccaataccatctgctaaacacgtgaccaataccatctgctaaacacgtgaccaataccatctgctaaacacgtgtacgtgaccaataccatctgctaaacacgtgaccaataccatctgctaaacacgtacgtgaccaataccatctgctaaacacgtgaccaataccatctgctaaacacgcacgtgaccaataccatctgctaaacacgtgtacgtgaccaataccatTCTAATCACgtacgtgaccaataccatctgctaaacacgtgaccaataccatctgctaaacacgtgtacgtgaccaataccatctgctaaacacgtgtacgtgaccaataccatctgctaatcACGCAGTAAtgcgaccaataccatctgctaaacacgtacGCGACCAATAACATCGCTAGGACACGTgtgcgtgaccaataacatctgctagacacgtgtacgtgaccaataacatctgctagacacgtgtacgtgaccaataacatctgctagacacgtgtacgtgaccaataacatctgctagacacgtgtacgtgaccaataacatctgctagacacctgtacgtgaccaataccatccGCTAAACGTGTTCGTGACCAAcaccatctgctaaacacgtgaccaataccatctgctaaacacgtgtacgtgaccaataccatctgctaaacacgtgaccaataccatctgctaaacacgtgaccaataccatctgctaaacacgtgtacgtgaccaataacatctgctaaacacgtgaccaataccatctgctaaacacgtgtacgtgaccaataccatctgctaaacacgtgaccaataccatctgctaaacacgtgaccaataccatctgctaaacacgtgaccaataccatctgctaaacacgtgtacgtgaccaataacatctgctaaacacgtgaccaataccatctgctaaacacgtaaccaataacatctgctaaacacgtaaccaataccatctgctaaacacgtgtacgtgaccaataacatctgctaaacacgtgaccaataccatctgctaaacacgtgtacgtgaccaataccatctgctaaacacgtgaccaataccatctgctaaacacgtgaccaataccatctgctaaacacgtgtacgtgaccaataccatctgctaaacacgtgaccaataccatctgctaaacacgtgaccaataccatctgctaaacacgtgtacgtgaccaataccatctgctaaacacgtgaccaataccatctgctaaacacgtgtacgtgaccaataccatctgctaaacacgtgaccaataccatctgctaaacacgtgaccaataccatctgctaaacacgtgtacgtgaccaataccatctgctaaacacgtgtacgtgaccaataccatctgctaatcacgtgtacgtgaccaataccatctgctaaacacgtgtacgtgaccaataacatctgctagacacgtgtacgtgaccaataacatctgctagacacgtgtacgtgaccaataacatctgctagacacgtgtacgtgaccaataacatctgctagacacgtgtacgtgaccaataacatctgctagacacgtgtacgtgaccaacaccatctgctaaacatgtgaccaataccatctgctagacacgtgtacgtgaccaataccatctgctagacacgtgtacgtgaccaataacatctgctagacacgtgtacgtgaccaataacatctgctagacacgtgtacgtgaccaataacatctgctagacacgtgtacgtgaccaataacatctgctagacacgtgtacgtgaccaataacatctgctagacacgcacgtgaccaataacatctgctgacacgcgtacgtgaccaataccatctgctaaacacgcagtacgtgaccaataccatctgctaatcacgcacgtgaccaataccatctgctaaacacgtatgcgtgaccaataacatctgccagaCACGCAcgcgaccaataacatctgctagacaCGCacgcgtgaccaataacatctgctgacacgcgtgtacgtgaccaataacatctgctagacaCGCGCAtgcgtgaccaataccatctgctaaacacgcGTACGCGACCAAcaccatctgctaaacacgtgaccaataccatctgctaaacacgtacgtgaccaataccatctgctaaacacgcggtacgtgaccaataccatctgctaaacacgcATTAAtgcgtgaccaataccatctgctaaacacgtgtacgcacgaccaataacatctgctgacacgcggtacgtgaccaataacatctgctagacaCGCAGTAtgcgtgaccaataacatctgctagacaCGCAtgcgtgaccaataacatctgctagacaCGCAAtgcgtgaccaataacatctgctgacacgcaatacgtgaccaataacatctgctgacacGGTAATGCGATGTGAAACCATCTGCTAAACACGCAGTAAtacgtgaccaataccatctgctaaacacgtgtacgtgaccaataccatctgctaaacacgtgtacgtgaccaacaccatctgctaaacacttgtacgtgaccaataccatctgctaaacacgtgtacgtgaccaataccatctgctaaacacgtgtacgtgaccaacaccatctgctaaacacgtgaccaataccatctgctaaacacgtgtacgtgaccaataacatattgATGAATCAATAGTACAACTTCATCATCCCAAGACAGACAAAAAGGTCAACGGAGAAGAAGCTTGTTAGAAAACTCAACCTACTTCTGCTTCCAGCAGCTGCAGTTCTATGAGTATGATGCtggggttgtgggttcgattcccacacgGATCAACATACTGAATTAGGCGTCACTGTCCACGCTGACCGTTCTGGAAGTGTTTGCTAAATGACCATGTTATTCTCACACTACAACGTGAACGTACTCTGTTGTTTCTCCTTCCAGCAGTTGTTTCTGAGGTTGGAGATGTAGTCatcctccacactcctctccacaGTCTTCAGATTCAGTCCGTTGTACTCCCTGGAGAAGTGGTCTCCCACATAGTACGGCACCCTCAAGGTCTCCGTGTACCTCTTGTGGGTGTGTCCAATAGACCTGAATTTGatggagatacagacagagacagcgagacagagagcgatacagagacacagagagagagagaaagacagacagagagagagagagagagagagagagaaagagagagagagagagagagaaagacagagagagagagagaaagagagacagagagagagagagagagagagacggaaagagacaaagaaagagagagagagatacagagacaaagacagagagaaagcagtgagtgaattttaattttttatttaactaggcaagtcagttaagaacaaattcttatttacatcgacagcctaccagggaacagtgggttaactgccctgttcaggggccgaacaacagattttttttttttaccttgtcagctcggggaatcgatcttggtaaaaatctgtcgttctgcccctgagcaaggcagttcatcccactgttccccgggcgccgatgatgtggatgttg harbors:
- the LOC135537740 gene encoding dnaJ homolog subfamily B member 12-like; translation: MMVSAAPYSLSFRPSIGHTHKRYTETLRVPYYVGDHFSREYNGLNLKTVERSVEDDYISNLRNNCWKEKQQSTFTL